In Paralcaligenes sp. KSB-10, the following are encoded in one genomic region:
- a CDS encoding FAD-binding oxidoreductase, with amino-acid sequence MTISRRDLLKGAGAISVFPFLSAAITGCANVVVAKASGFQRVRPSNPGWPSPARWKSLETVLKGKLIAIESPLDACVGASQSVACASLFKELKNPYFIGDNVALTETVGWADAWTTAPSVYAVAAETAADVAAAVNFARENRLRLVVKGGGHSYLGTSNSADSLLIWTRRMDKVTMHDAFVGQGCSGKVAAKPAVSVGAGAIWMRTYNKVVTRHGRYVQGGGCGTVGVAGLIQSGGFGSFSKNYGTAAASLLEAEIVTADGKILIVNRCSHPELFWALKGGGGGSWGVVTRITLQTHDLPEKFGAYFGTVKAKSDTAYRRLLEKFIAFYAENLFNPHWGEQVSLNSDNSIKIYMVFQGINKAQAHALWKPFFDWIRSDPDMAVTAAPNAIDMPARRFWDPAFLKRIPGLVFTDDRPGASSDNVFWTGNLKETGQYLHSYQSAWIPGALLEKGRQARLVDAFYAASRHFNVSLHCNKGLAGGRPEAIERSRDTAMNPAVLNAFALVIIAAGSEPVYPGVPGHEPNVAAARADAVRIGKAMKEIYRAVPKNEAGAYVSESDYFDTEWAQSYWGPNYPRLQAAKKKYDPEGLFFVHSGVGTEGWSKDGFTRKA; translated from the coding sequence ATGACTATCAGCAGACGGGATTTACTAAAAGGAGCAGGGGCGATTTCGGTTTTCCCTTTTCTGAGCGCCGCAATCACAGGATGTGCGAATGTCGTCGTTGCGAAGGCAAGCGGCTTTCAGCGCGTCAGACCTTCGAATCCGGGTTGGCCATCTCCCGCACGCTGGAAAAGTCTGGAGACAGTACTCAAAGGCAAGTTAATTGCCATCGAGTCGCCGTTGGATGCCTGTGTGGGTGCGTCGCAAAGCGTCGCATGCGCGAGCCTCTTCAAAGAACTGAAAAATCCGTACTTTATTGGCGATAATGTCGCCTTGACCGAAACGGTGGGCTGGGCCGACGCTTGGACTACCGCGCCCAGTGTTTATGCCGTGGCCGCCGAGACGGCGGCCGATGTTGCGGCGGCTGTCAATTTTGCCCGGGAAAACAGGCTGCGATTGGTTGTCAAGGGTGGAGGGCATAGCTATCTGGGTACGTCGAATTCGGCCGATTCCCTGCTGATCTGGACTCGTCGCATGGACAAAGTAACCATGCATGACGCCTTCGTCGGCCAAGGCTGTTCGGGCAAGGTGGCGGCCAAGCCGGCGGTTAGTGTGGGGGCTGGCGCCATTTGGATGCGTACTTACAACAAGGTTGTGACTAGGCACGGGCGCTATGTGCAGGGCGGGGGCTGCGGTACTGTAGGGGTGGCGGGCTTGATTCAAAGCGGTGGCTTTGGCAGTTTTTCAAAAAATTATGGTACGGCGGCGGCCAGCCTGCTCGAGGCCGAAATTGTCACTGCCGATGGCAAGATTCTTATTGTTAATAGGTGCAGCCATCCTGAGCTATTTTGGGCATTGAAGGGCGGCGGCGGAGGGAGTTGGGGCGTGGTGACCCGCATTACTCTTCAAACTCACGATCTGCCCGAAAAATTTGGCGCTTATTTTGGTACGGTCAAAGCCAAATCTGATACGGCTTATCGCCGCCTGCTCGAGAAATTCATCGCTTTTTATGCTGAAAATTTGTTCAATCCTCACTGGGGTGAACAGGTCTCTTTGAATTCCGATAATTCGATCAAGATTTACATGGTTTTCCAGGGGATAAACAAGGCCCAGGCTCACGCTCTGTGGAAGCCGTTTTTCGATTGGATAAGAAGCGATCCCGATATGGCGGTCACGGCAGCGCCAAACGCAATCGATATGCCGGCCCGGCGGTTTTGGGACCCGGCGTTTCTGAAGCGGATACCTGGTCTGGTGTTTACCGACGATCGTCCGGGAGCCTCATCCGATAACGTTTTCTGGACGGGTAATCTGAAAGAGACCGGGCAATATCTACACAGCTATCAGTCGGCCTGGATTCCCGGGGCTTTGCTTGAAAAGGGGCGACAAGCGCGCCTGGTTGACGCTTTTTATGCAGCATCTCGGCATTTCAATGTGTCGTTGCATTGTAATAAGGGCTTGGCCGGCGGCCGCCCTGAGGCTATCGAGCGGTCCCGGGATACGGCCATGAATCCCGCGGTTCTCAACGCGTTTGCTTTGGTCATTATTGCAGCCGGTAGTGAGCCGGTTTATCCGGGTGTTCCGGGTCATGAACCCAATGTCGCCGCGGCGCGTGCCGATGCGGTAAGAATCGGCAAGGCCATGAAAGAAATCTATCGCGCCGTTCCCAAAAACGAGGCAGGAGCGTATGTCTCTGAAAGCGACTATTTCGATACGGAGTGGGCGCAATCATACTGGGGCCCCAATTATCCGAGACTCCAGGCCGCCAAAAAGAAGTACGACCCCGAAGGCTTATTCTTTGTCCATAGCGGGGTGGGTACAGAAGGCTGGAGTAAAGATGGATTTACCAGAAAAGCATGA
- a CDS encoding Arm DNA-binding domain-containing protein produces the protein MLTDREIGAPTPKMKMFKVGDRDGMYLAALPTGTRAFRYDYRINGRRNVECGISPSRQRDGSGRQGEQQTHGADDDR, from the coding sequence TTGCTGACAGACCGTGAAATCGGCGCGCCAACGCCTAAGATGAAAATGTTCAAAGTGGGCGACCGCGACGGCATGTACTTGGCGGCGCTCCCAACTGGCACGAGGGCCTTTCGGTACGACTACCGCATCAACGGTCGGCGGAACGTGGAATGCGGCATATCGCCATCGCGTCAACGCGACGGATCTGGCCGCCAGGGCGAGCAGCAAACGCATGGAGCTGATGATGATCGATGA
- a CDS encoding SDR family NAD(P)-dependent oxidoreductase, whose protein sequence is MTRSLKGKTALVTGASRGIGRAIAERLADGGRIINISSAAATKPVTAAPVHPMAKAAINNLTHALASELWPRGITANAVAPGYTRTDANAAFRENPELVKAVEAEIALGRSPVLCFRREGVHRSQVGEKLQPSGRCRP, encoded by the coding sequence ATGACACGATCGCTAAAGGGCAAAACTGCTCTCGTTACCGGGGCATCACGGGGCATTGGCCGCGCTATCGCCGAACGTCTCGCCGATGGTGGGCGCATCATCAATATCTCCTCCGCCGCCGCCACGAAGCCTGTGACAGCCGCTCCCGTCCACCCGATGGCCAAAGCGGCCATCAACAACCTGACCCATGCGCTCGCGTCCGAGCTGTGGCCACGCGGAATTACCGCGAACGCCGTAGCGCCTGGCTACACGCGTACGGATGCGAATGCCGCCTTTCGAGAGAATCCCGAACTCGTCAAGGCGGTCGAGGCCGAAATCGCGCTGGGGCGGTCTCCCGTCCTCTGCTTTCGTCGCGAGGGTGTTCACCGGAGCCAGGTTGGTGAAAAGCTTCAACCATCTGGCCGCTGCCGTCCTTGA
- a CDS encoding winged helix-turn-helix domain-containing tetratricopeptide repeat protein produces the protein MVMPDIYKFGRFALDAGVGMLFHDSEPALLGQRGVALLRLLLEHAGSPVGKEALIEAAWPGLVVEDSNLTVQIAALRRVLEQDEGNAWIETLPRRGYRYVGPTVARSNMRASETVPSTALSVPEKPSIAVLPFSNLSGGKAQQYFVDGMVDDIVTGLSRINWLFVIARNSSFAYKGRAVDVKQVGRELGVRYVLEGSARKLNDRVRVTARLVDAGSGTHVWAERYERNSEDIFALQDEIAISVVGAIAPSLRRAEISRVRRKRPDSLDAYDLVLQAQPDVDSGMPEQVRRALLLLDRAIVLDPAYALAHGNAAMCHHCLFLRAGLQESSRAASIRHARLAILHGQDDALALTWAGFSVGMDGHDRAAAFTALEAALAISPSSALTYILGSVMLGWGGEAERAIEWSERGVRLSPFDAWAWAAYDAQAMSHFYRGRYEEAARAAYRSVQANPAHSITYVQLSSALAKLGRLDEARAAAARVLELHPTFRYSRQFLGVNCAPELALSLGDALRAAGLPE, from the coding sequence ATGGTCATGCCAGATATCTACAAGTTTGGCCGGTTTGCGCTCGATGCCGGCGTGGGCATGCTGTTCCATGACAGCGAGCCGGCGCTGCTTGGCCAGCGCGGCGTTGCCTTGCTGCGCTTGCTGCTTGAGCATGCCGGGTCGCCTGTCGGCAAGGAAGCGCTGATCGAGGCGGCGTGGCCGGGGCTTGTGGTCGAGGACAGCAATCTCACCGTGCAGATCGCAGCGCTGCGCCGCGTACTGGAGCAGGACGAGGGTAATGCCTGGATCGAGACGTTGCCACGCCGCGGCTATCGCTATGTCGGCCCGACGGTGGCGCGCAGCAACATGCGCGCAAGCGAGACAGTGCCATCGACTGCCCTGTCGGTGCCCGAGAAGCCGTCGATCGCCGTGCTGCCGTTCTCGAATTTGAGCGGCGGCAAGGCGCAACAATACTTCGTCGACGGCATGGTCGATGACATCGTCACCGGCTTGTCGCGCATCAACTGGCTGTTTGTGATCGCGCGCAACTCGAGCTTTGCCTACAAGGGCCGGGCTGTGGATGTGAAGCAGGTCGGGCGCGAACTCGGCGTGCGCTATGTGCTCGAGGGCAGTGCGCGCAAGCTGAATGATCGCGTGCGCGTCACCGCCCGGCTGGTCGATGCAGGGAGCGGAACGCATGTGTGGGCCGAGCGCTATGAGCGCAATTCCGAGGACATTTTTGCCCTCCAGGATGAAATCGCCATATCGGTCGTCGGCGCCATAGCGCCGAGCCTGCGGCGCGCCGAAATCAGCCGGGTTCGGCGCAAACGGCCCGACAGCCTCGATGCCTACGACCTGGTCCTCCAGGCTCAGCCTGATGTCGATTCAGGCATGCCGGAGCAGGTCAGGCGAGCGCTCCTGCTGCTCGACCGCGCCATAGTGCTCGATCCCGCCTATGCGCTGGCGCATGGCAATGCGGCCATGTGCCACCATTGCCTTTTTCTTCGCGCCGGCTTGCAGGAGAGCAGCCGCGCCGCTTCGATCCGCCACGCGCGCTTGGCCATACTCCATGGCCAGGACGACGCACTGGCGCTGACCTGGGCCGGATTTTCCGTCGGCATGGATGGGCACGACCGCGCGGCCGCTTTCACCGCTCTGGAGGCGGCGCTCGCGATCAGTCCGTCATCGGCGTTGACCTATATCCTCGGCAGCGTCATGCTTGGCTGGGGAGGAGAAGCCGAGCGAGCCATAGAATGGAGCGAGCGGGGTGTGCGGCTCAGCCCATTCGACGCTTGGGCTTGGGCCGCATATGACGCGCAGGCCATGAGTCATTTTTACCGCGGCCGCTATGAAGAAGCTGCGCGGGCGGCCTACCGGTCCGTTCAGGCCAATCCTGCGCACAGCATCACGTATGTGCAGTTGAGCTCCGCGCTGGCCAAGCTCGGACGGCTCGATGAGGCCAGGGCGGCTGCGGCCAGAGTCCTGGAACTGCACCCTACGTTTCGCTATAGCCGGCAATTTCTGGGCGTGAACTGTGCCCCGGAGCTTGCATTGTCCCTGGGCGACGCGCTGCGGGCAGCGGGATTGCCAGAGTAG
- a CDS encoding cupin domain-containing protein produces MTAKAIIHRPGEGKIVQLGGQPMSFLVTGEDTRHTSMFEWTIPAGFSTGLHVHRVQEETFYVLEGECDWQVNGERVRATPGTYLFLPPGVPHNIANASARPARVLMTVSPPGHEHYFEKLADMVASGYAADPAKIADLRAQHDTDQLSVLKAQSPRTKD; encoded by the coding sequence ATGACCGCGAAAGCAATCATCCACAGACCCGGCGAAGGCAAAATAGTGCAGCTTGGAGGCCAGCCCATGAGCTTCCTGGTTACTGGCGAGGACACCCGCCACACCTCGATGTTCGAATGGACCATTCCTGCCGGCTTCTCCACCGGCTTACACGTGCACCGGGTGCAGGAAGAGACCTTCTATGTGCTGGAGGGCGAGTGCGACTGGCAGGTCAACGGTGAGCGCGTGCGCGCAACACCGGGTACCTACCTCTTCCTGCCGCCAGGCGTGCCGCACAATATCGCCAACGCCAGTGCCCGGCCGGCGCGCGTGCTGATGACGGTCTCGCCGCCCGGGCACGAACACTACTTCGAGAAACTGGCAGACATGGTCGCAAGCGGCTACGCAGCGGACCCGGCGAAAATCGCCGATCTGCGCGCGCAGCACGACACAGACCAGCTCTCGGTACTCAAGGCGCAGTCGCCGCGTACGAAGGATTAA
- the guaA gene encoding glutamine-hydrolyzing GMP synthase → MHQRILILDYGSQVTQLIARRVREAGVYCEIHPGDVDDAFIEAQQGLKGIIVSGSHASAYDEASLKVPAKAFDAGVPVLGICYGMQSMAQQLGGKVEWSDHREFGYAEVRAHGHTRLLEGIEDFTTTEGHGMLKVWMSHGDKVTGLPPGFKLMASTDSCPIAGMADEKRGFYAVQFHPEVTHTVQGEAMLARFVRDICGCGGDWNMPDYVSEAIERIRTQVGSDEVILGLSGGVDSSVAAALIHKAIGDQLTCVFVDHGLLRLNEAEQVMATFADHLGMKVIHVDASPQFMGKLAGVTDPEAKRKIIGREFVEVFQAEAGKLSNARWLAQGTIYPDVIESAGAKTGKAVAIKSHHNVGGLPDTLNLKLLEPLRELFKDEVRKLGVALGLPPAMVYRHPFPGPGLGVRILGEVKHEYADLLRRADAIFIEELRKTTDETSGKNWYDLTSQAFAVFLPVKSVGVMGDGRTYDYVVALRAVQTSDFMTADWAELPYSLLKKVSSRIINEVRGINRVTYDVSSKPPATIEWE, encoded by the coding sequence ATGCATCAGCGTATCCTTATTCTCGATTACGGTTCACAGGTAACCCAGCTTATTGCGCGCCGTGTGCGCGAAGCCGGAGTCTATTGTGAAATTCATCCCGGCGATGTCGACGACGCGTTCATCGAGGCCCAGCAGGGTTTGAAGGGCATCATAGTATCCGGCAGCCACGCTTCCGCCTACGATGAAGCATCCCTGAAAGTGCCGGCAAAGGCATTCGACGCCGGCGTGCCTGTGCTGGGTATTTGCTACGGCATGCAATCCATGGCGCAGCAACTGGGCGGCAAGGTGGAGTGGTCCGATCACCGCGAATTTGGCTATGCCGAGGTGCGCGCACACGGCCATACCCGTTTGCTGGAGGGCATTGAAGACTTCACCACCACCGAAGGCCATGGCATGCTCAAAGTGTGGATGAGCCACGGCGACAAAGTCACCGGGCTGCCGCCCGGCTTCAAGCTCATGGCGTCCACCGATTCCTGCCCCATCGCCGGCATGGCCGATGAAAAACGCGGCTTCTACGCCGTGCAGTTCCACCCCGAGGTCACGCATACCGTACAGGGCGAAGCCATGCTGGCGCGTTTTGTGCGTGATATCTGCGGCTGTGGGGGCGACTGGAACATGCCCGATTACGTATCCGAAGCGATCGAACGTATCCGAACCCAAGTGGGCAGCGATGAAGTCATTCTGGGTTTGTCGGGCGGAGTGGACTCCTCGGTAGCCGCGGCCTTGATACACAAGGCCATAGGCGACCAGCTCACCTGCGTGTTCGTCGATCATGGCTTGCTGCGCCTGAACGAGGCCGAGCAGGTCATGGCCACCTTTGCCGATCATCTGGGCATGAAAGTCATACACGTCGACGCCAGTCCGCAGTTCATGGGCAAGCTGGCCGGCGTGACCGACCCGGAAGCCAAACGCAAGATCATAGGCCGGGAATTCGTCGAGGTCTTTCAGGCCGAAGCCGGCAAGCTCAGCAATGCGCGATGGCTCGCTCAGGGCACGATTTATCCGGACGTGATCGAATCGGCCGGCGCAAAGACCGGCAAGGCCGTGGCGATCAAATCTCACCACAATGTGGGCGGTCTGCCCGATACCCTGAACTTGAAGCTGCTCGAGCCCTTGCGCGAATTGTTCAAGGACGAAGTGCGCAAACTGGGCGTGGCCCTGGGCCTGCCGCCCGCCATGGTGTACCGCCATCCGTTTCCGGGACCGGGCCTGGGCGTGCGCATACTGGGCGAAGTCAAGCACGAGTATGCCGATCTGCTGCGCCGCGCCGATGCCATTTTCATCGAAGAGCTGCGCAAAACCACGGACGAAACCAGCGGCAAAAACTGGTACGACCTGACTTCCCAGGCCTTTGCCGTATTCCTGCCGGTCAAGTCGGTGGGCGTCATGGGCGATGGCCGCACTTACGATTATGTGGTTGCCTTGCGCGCCGTGCAGACCTCGGATTTCATGACCGCCGACTGGGCGGAATTGCCGTATTCCTTGTTGAAGAAGGTATCGAGCCGCATCATCAACGAGGTGCGCGGCATTAACCGGGTGACCTATGATGTGTCAAGCAAGCCGCCGGCTACGATTGAGTGGGAGTGA
- a CDS encoding alpha/beta fold hydrolase: MPASLTLKTFVLVHGAWHGGWCWAKVAHALRAFGHRVYTPTLTGLGERSHLLGSGITLGTFVQDIENVLLWEDLTNVILVGHSFAGLVITGVADRAPQRLKQLIYLDAFILESGLSTFDTLASETVAKLRAAARDSCNGLALPAPKPKAFGLIEPAHIDFIAERLTPHPLGTYESALQLRHPIGNGMPCAYWHCTAPSYAPLEASRQWAKAQTGWSWAELATGHDAMVSAPELLIRNLLDL; the protein is encoded by the coding sequence ATGCCAGCCTCTCTCACATTGAAAACCTTTGTACTGGTCCACGGCGCCTGGCATGGAGGCTGGTGCTGGGCCAAGGTGGCCCACGCGCTGCGGGCGTTCGGGCATCGCGTATACACACCGACCCTGACGGGCCTGGGCGAACGCAGTCACCTGCTCGGCTCCGGCATTACGCTGGGCACCTTTGTGCAGGACATTGAAAACGTGTTGCTCTGGGAAGACCTGACCAACGTCATTCTGGTCGGGCACAGCTTTGCAGGCCTGGTTATCACGGGGGTGGCGGATCGCGCGCCGCAACGCCTGAAACAGCTGATCTATCTCGACGCCTTCATTCTGGAAAGCGGCCTGAGCACCTTCGATACGCTTGCATCCGAAACCGTAGCCAAGCTGCGCGCGGCCGCTCGAGATTCCTGCAATGGGCTTGCCCTGCCAGCGCCAAAACCCAAGGCATTCGGCCTGATCGAACCCGCCCATATCGACTTTATCGCTGAACGCCTTACGCCCCACCCGCTTGGTACCTATGAAAGCGCGCTGCAGCTGCGGCATCCCATTGGCAACGGCATGCCATGCGCCTATTGGCATTGCACCGCACCTTCATACGCGCCACTGGAGGCATCCAGGCAATGGGCCAAAGCGCAAACCGGCTGGAGCTGGGCCGAGTTGGCCACAGGCCACGACGCCATGGTGTCCGCTCCTGAACTTTTGATAAGAAACCTGCTTGATCTATAG